A portion of the Arabidopsis thaliana chloroplast, complete genome genome contains these proteins:
- the rps14 gene encoding ribosomal protein S14 — translation MAKKSLIYREKKRQKLEKKYHLIRRSSKKEISKIPSLSEKWKIHGKLQSPPRNSAPTRLHRRCFSTGRPRANYRDFGLSGHILREMVQACLLPGATRSSW, via the coding sequence ATGGCAAAGAAAAGTTTGATTTATAGGGAGAAGAAGAGGCAAAAATTGGAAAAAAAATATCATTTGATTCGTCGATCCTCAAAAAAGGAAATAAGTAAGATTCCGTCGCTAAGTGAGAAATGGAAAATTCATGGAAAATTACAATCCCCACCGCGTAATAGTGCACCTACACGTCTTCATCGACGTTGCTTTTCGACCGGAAGACCGAGAGCTAACTATCGAGACTTTGGACTATCTGGACACATCCTTCGGGAAATGGTTCAGGCATGTTTGTTGCCAGGGGCAACAAGATCAAGCTGGTAA
- the psbD gene encoding photosystem II protein D2: MTIALGKFTKDEKDLFDIMDDWLRRDRFVFVGWSGLLLFPCAYFALGGWFTGTTFVTSWYTHGLASSYLEGCNFLTAAVSTPANSLAHSLLLLWGPEAQGDFTRWCQLGGLWAFVALHGAFALIGFMLRQFELARSVQLRPYNAIAFSGPIAVFVSVFLIYPLGQSGWFFAPSFGVAAIFRFILFFQGFHNWTLNPFHMMGVAGVLGAALLCAIHGATVENTLFEDGDGANTFRAFNPTQAEETYSMVTANRFWSQIFGVAFSNKRWLHFFMLFVPVTGLWMSALGVVGLALNLRAYDFVSQEIRAAEDPEFETFYTKNILLNEGIRAWMAAQDQPHENLIFPEEVLPRGNAL, encoded by the coding sequence ATGACTATAGCCCTTGGTAAATTTACCAAAGACGAAAAAGATTTATTTGATATTATGGATGACTGGTTACGGAGGGACCGCTTCGTTTTTGTAGGTTGGTCTGGTCTATTGCTCTTTCCTTGTGCCTATTTCGCTTTAGGGGGTTGGTTCACAGGTACAACCTTTGTAACTTCATGGTATACTCATGGATTGGCCAGTTCCTATTTAGAAGGTTGCAATTTTTTAACCGCTGCAGTTTCTACTCCTGCTAATAGTTTAGCGCATTCTTTGTTGTTACTGTGGGGTCCTGAAGCACAAGGAGATTTTACTCGTTGGTGTCAATTAGGTGGTCTATGGGCTTTTGTTGCTCTCCACGGCGCTTTCGCATTAATAGGTTTTATGTTACGTCAATTTGAACTTGCTCGATCTGTTCAATTGCGACCTTATAATGCAATCGCATTCTCTGGTCCCATTGCTGTTTTTGTTTCTGTCTTCCTAATTTATCCACTAGGTCAATCTGGTTGGTTCTTTGCGCCTAGTTTTGGTGTAGCGGCTATATTTCGATTCATCCTCTTTTTCCAAGGGTTTCATAATTGGACATTGAACCCATTTCATATGATGGGAGTCGCCGGTGTACTGGGCGCGGCTCTGCTATGCGCTATTCATGGTGCTACTGTAGAAAATACTTTATTTGAAGATGGTGATGGTGCAAATACATTCCGTGCTTTTAACCCAACTCAAGCCGAAGAAACTTATTCAATGGTCACCGCTAACCGCTTTTGGTCACAAATCTTTGGGGTTGCTTTTTCCAATAAACGTTGGTTACATTTCTTTATGTTATTTGTACCGGTAACTGGTTTATGGATGAGTGCTCTTGGAGTAGTCGGTTTAGCTTTGAACCTACGTGCCTATGACTTCGTTTCCCAGGAAATCCGTGCAGCGGAAGATCCAGAATTTGAGACTTTCTATACTAAAAATATTCTTTTAAACGAAGGTATTCGTGCTTGGATGGCGGCTCAAGATCAGCCTCATGAAAACCTTATATTCCCTGAGGAGGTTCTACCACGTGGAAACGCTCTTTAA
- the psbZ gene encoding photosystem II protein Z (YCF9) has translation MTIAFQLAVFALIITSSILLISVPVVFASPDGWSSNKNVVFSGTSLWIGLVFLVGILNSLIS, from the coding sequence ATGACTATTGCTTTCCAATTGGCAGTTTTTGCATTAATTATTACTTCATCAATCTTACTGATTAGTGTACCCGTTGTATTTGCGTCTCCTGATGGTTGGTCGAGTAACAAAAATGTTGTATTTTCTGGTACATCTTTATGGATTGGATTAGTCTTCTTGGTGGGTATCCTTAATTCTCTTATCTCTTGA
- the psbC gene encoding photosystem II 44 kDa protein (CP43) encodes MKTLYSLRRFYHVETLFNGTLALAGRDQETTGFAWWAGNARLINLSGKLLGAHVAHAGLIVFWAGAMNLFEVAHFVPEKPMYEQGLILLPHLATLGWGVGPGGEVIDTFPYFVSGVLHLISSAVLGFGGIYHALLGPETLEESFPFFGYVWKDRNKMTTILGIHLILLGVGAFLLVFKALYFGGVYDTWAPGGGDVRKITNLTLSPSVIFGYLLKSPFGGEGWIVSVDDLEDIIGGHVWLGSICIFGGIWHILTKPFAWARRALVWSGEAYLSYSLAALSVCGFIACCFVWFNNTAYPSEFYGPTGPEASQAQAFTFLVRDQRLGANVGSAQGPTGLGKYLMRSPTGEVIFGGETMRFWDLRAPWLEPLRGPNGLDLSRLKKDIQPWQERRSAEYMTHAPLGSLNSVGGVATEINAVNYVSPRSWLSTSHFVLGFFLFVGHLWHAGRARAAAAGFEKGIDRDFEPVLSMTPLN; translated from the coding sequence ATGAAAACCTTATATTCCCTGAGGAGGTTCTACCACGTGGAAACGCTCTTTAATGGAACTTTAGCTTTAGCTGGTCGTGACCAAGAAACCACCGGTTTCGCTTGGTGGGCCGGGAATGCCCGACTTATCAATTTATCTGGTAAACTTTTGGGAGCTCATGTAGCCCATGCCGGATTAATCGTATTCTGGGCCGGAGCAATGAACTTATTTGAAGTGGCCCATTTTGTACCTGAAAAGCCCATGTATGAACAAGGATTAATTTTACTTCCCCACCTAGCCACTTTAGGATGGGGGGTAGGTCCTGGGGGAGAAGTTATAGACACCTTTCCGTACTTTGTATCTGGAGTACTTCACTTAATTTCTTCTGCAGTTTTGGGCTTTGGCGGTATTTATCATGCACTTCTGGGACCCGAAACTCTTGAAGAATCTTTTCCCTTTTTCGGTTATGTATGGAAAGATAGAAATAAAATGACCACCATTTTGGGTATTCACTTAATTTTGTTAGGTGTAGGTGCCTTTCTTCTAGTATTCAAGGCTCTCTATTTTGGGGGCGTATATGATACCTGGGCTCCGGGAGGGGGGGATGTAAGAAAAATTACAAACTTGACTCTTAGCCCAAGTGTTATATTTGGTTATTTACTAAAATCTCCCTTTGGGGGAGAAGGATGGATTGTTAGTGTGGACGATTTGGAAGATATAATTGGAGGACATGTATGGTTAGGTTCCATTTGTATATTTGGTGGAATCTGGCATATCTTAACCAAGCCTTTTGCATGGGCTCGCCGCGCACTTGTATGGTCTGGGGAGGCTTACTTGTCTTATAGTTTAGCTGCTTTATCTGTTTGTGGTTTCATTGCTTGTTGTTTTGTCTGGTTTAATAATACCGCTTACCCTAGTGAGTTTTACGGACCTACGGGGCCAGAAGCTTCTCAAGCTCAAGCATTTACTTTTCTAGTTAGAGACCAACGTCTTGGAGCTAACGTGGGGTCTGCTCAAGGACCTACAGGTTTAGGTAAATACTTAATGCGTTCTCCGACTGGAGAAGTTATTTTTGGAGGAGAAACAATGCGTTTTTGGGATCTGCGTGCTCCCTGGTTAGAACCTTTAAGGGGTCCTAACGGTTTGGACTTGAGTAGGTTGAAAAAAGACATACAACCTTGGCAAGAACGACGTTCGGCAGAATATATGACTCATGCTCCTTTAGGTTCGTTAAATTCTGTAGGGGGCGTAGCTACTGAGATCAATGCAGTCAATTATGTCTCTCCGAGAAGTTGGTTATCTACCTCTCATTTTGTTCTAGGATTTTTCCTATTCGTGGGTCATTTATGGCACGCGGGAAGGGCTCGGGCAGCGGCAGCGGGATTTGAAAAAGGAATTGATCGTGATTTTGAACCTGTTCTTTCCATGACTCCTCTTAACTAA